The Corythoichthys intestinalis isolate RoL2023-P3 chromosome 1, ASM3026506v1, whole genome shotgun sequence genome has a segment encoding these proteins:
- the LOC130917122 gene encoding E3 SUMO-protein ligase ZBED1-like isoform X1 codes for MDSPSLFVFSSPLLRYLAFDSTSFIFAMEPAGKRRFSPVWEHFELISPQKVKCLVCSKVLSYNNNTSTMLRHYRVLHGNEETNQVEPGSAEKVDLAELLVDMVIEDSQPFSLVDGSGFKKLMKALAPSYVLPTRQTLKAMVEKRYKETKDKTKAIVAKASACSLTSDMWTSINTDAYLAVTCHFIDETTSLQSVVLGVQHFPEAHTAANMAFMKTSLMSEWGISDKVTCLVTDGAANMGACARELHMRHTICVAHMLNLLVKKALDQCPELFHIWANCRKIVGYFKSSTTAKERLTQMQVQMGLPVLKLLQEVETRWNSTYLMLQRIYTLREPVGAALAGLRTDLTPLSAEQYRIIADCLKVLEPFNYATIELSEEKKVSGSKVIPLLSMLHHSLEEEEIRQLQTPESTSMVEFLQRQLREKLNQLQSMSIMFLATLLDPRFKKVGFFSPSKAAEAEKRLTMECAAIMSRTASSTSSSLSSSSSSSSEPSQSVGGSKLWHFDASVHQARTTNVTANATVEVQKYLGAPNIPRVESPLQYWESQKCTLPTLYKLAVSYLCTPASSVPCERVFSKAGEILCKKRNRLSPKTLEKILFLNKNE; via the exons ATGGATTCCCCTTCACTTTTCGTGTTTTCGAGTCCCTTATTGCGCTATTTGGCATTCGATTCGACGAGCTTCATTTTTGCGATGGAACCAGCAGGAAAAAGGAGATTTTCCCCTGTTTGGGAGCACTTTGAGCTGATCTCACCTCAGAAG GTGAAGTGTCTGGTGTGTTCCAAGGTGCTtagttataataataacacctcAACAATGCTAAGGCACTATAGGGTCTTGCATGGGAACGAGGAGACCAACCAGGTTGAACCCGGCTCAG CTGAGAAGGTTGACTTGGCTGAGCTGTTGGTTGATATGGTAATTGAGGATTCTCAGCCGTTTTCCTTGGTGGACGGCAGTGGATTCAAAAAGCTTATGAAAGCTTTAGCTCCTTCCTACGTTCTACCTACACGGCAG ACTTTGAAAGCCATGGTGGAAAAAAGGTACAAGGAAACCAAAGATAAAACAAAAGCCATTGTGGCTAAAGCATCTGCATGTAGTTTGACATCAGATATGTGGACGTCCATCAATACTGATGCCTATCTAGCTGTGACATGTCATTTCATTGATGAAACCACATCCCTCCAATCAGTTGTACTGGGGGTGCAACATTTCCCTgaggcacacactgcagcaaacATGGCTTTTATGAAAACCTCGCTAATGTCAGAGTGGGGTATCAGTGACAAAGTGACATGTCTAGTGACTGATGGAGCAGCAAATATGGGAGCTTGTGCCAGAGAGCTTCATATGCGTCACACTATTTGTGTGGCACATATGCTAAatcttttggtgaaaaaagcTCTTGACCAATGTCCTGAATTGTTCCACATCTGGGCAAACTGTCGAAAGATAGTTGGTtattttaagagcagcactacaGCAAAG GAGAGACTGACTCAGATGCAAGTTCAAATGGGCCTTCCGGTGCTTAAACTTCTTCAGGAGGTTGAAACGAGGTGGAACAGCACTTATCTCATGCTTCAGCGTATCTACACTTTGAGAGAGCCTGTCGGAGCAGCTTTGGCTGGTCTACGCACTGATCTGACACCATTGTCTGCTGAACAGTACAGAATTATTGCTGACTGTTTGAAAGTATTGGAGCCATTTAACTATGCCACAATTGAGCTGTCTGAGGAGAAGAAAGTTTCGGGGTCAAAGGTAATTCCGCTGTTGTCCATGTTGCATCACTCCCTGGAGGAAGAAGAGATTCGACAGCTTCAAACTCCAGAGAGCACATCCATGGTTGAGTTTCTGCAAAGACAACTAAGAGAGAAGCTGAACCAACTCCAGTCTATGAGCATTATGTTTCTGGCTACTCTGCTTGACCCAAGGTTTAAAAAAGTAGGCTTCTTCAGTCCCAGTAAAGCAGCAGAGGCAGAAAAAAGGCTCACGATGGAATGCGCAGCTATCATGAGCCGCACAGCCTCATCTACTtcatcatcattatcatcatcGTCGTCGTCATCATCAGAACCTTCCCAGTCTGTTGGAG GAAGCAAACTGTGGCATTTTGATGCCTCAGTCCATCAAGCAAGAACCACAAATGTCACGGCAAATGCAACAGTTGAGGTGCAAAAGTATCTGGGAGCACCAAACATCCCCCGAGTTGAAAGTCCCCTTCAGTACTGGGAATCACAGAAATGTACACTTCCAACTTTATACAAACTTGCTGTATCCTATCTATGCACCCCTGCTTCATCAGTGCCATGTGAAAGAGTTTTTTCAAAAGCAGGTGAAATTCTCTGCAAAAAAAGAAACCGCCTGAGTCCAAAAACTttggaaaaaatattgtttctaaataaaaatgagtaa
- the LOC130917122 gene encoding E3 SUMO-protein ligase ZBED1-like isoform X2, which produces MDSPSLFVFSSPLLRYLAFDSTSFIFAMEPAGKRRFSPVWEHFELISPQKVKCLVCSKVLSYNNNTSTMLRHYRVLHGNEETNQVEPGSAEKVDLAELLVDMVIEDSQPFSLVDGSGFKKLMKALAPSYVLPTRQTLKAMVEKRYKETKDKTKAIVAKASACSLTSDMWTSINTDAYLAVTCHFIDETTSLQSVVLGVQHFPEAHTAANMAFMKTSLMSEWGISDKVTCLVTDGAANMGACARELHMRHTICVAHMLNLLVKKALDQCPELFHIWANCRKIVGYFKSSTTAKEVETRWNSTYLMLQRIYTLREPVGAALAGLRTDLTPLSAEQYRIIADCLKVLEPFNYATIELSEEKKVSGSKVIPLLSMLHHSLEEEEIRQLQTPESTSMVEFLQRQLREKLNQLQSMSIMFLATLLDPRFKKVGFFSPSKAAEAEKRLTMECAAIMSRTASSTSSSLSSSSSSSSEPSQSVGGSKLWHFDASVHQARTTNVTANATVEVQKYLGAPNIPRVESPLQYWESQKCTLPTLYKLAVSYLCTPASSVPCERVFSKAGEILCKKRNRLSPKTLEKILFLNKNE; this is translated from the exons ATGGATTCCCCTTCACTTTTCGTGTTTTCGAGTCCCTTATTGCGCTATTTGGCATTCGATTCGACGAGCTTCATTTTTGCGATGGAACCAGCAGGAAAAAGGAGATTTTCCCCTGTTTGGGAGCACTTTGAGCTGATCTCACCTCAGAAG GTGAAGTGTCTGGTGTGTTCCAAGGTGCTtagttataataataacacctcAACAATGCTAAGGCACTATAGGGTCTTGCATGGGAACGAGGAGACCAACCAGGTTGAACCCGGCTCAG CTGAGAAGGTTGACTTGGCTGAGCTGTTGGTTGATATGGTAATTGAGGATTCTCAGCCGTTTTCCTTGGTGGACGGCAGTGGATTCAAAAAGCTTATGAAAGCTTTAGCTCCTTCCTACGTTCTACCTACACGGCAG ACTTTGAAAGCCATGGTGGAAAAAAGGTACAAGGAAACCAAAGATAAAACAAAAGCCATTGTGGCTAAAGCATCTGCATGTAGTTTGACATCAGATATGTGGACGTCCATCAATACTGATGCCTATCTAGCTGTGACATGTCATTTCATTGATGAAACCACATCCCTCCAATCAGTTGTACTGGGGGTGCAACATTTCCCTgaggcacacactgcagcaaacATGGCTTTTATGAAAACCTCGCTAATGTCAGAGTGGGGTATCAGTGACAAAGTGACATGTCTAGTGACTGATGGAGCAGCAAATATGGGAGCTTGTGCCAGAGAGCTTCATATGCGTCACACTATTTGTGTGGCACATATGCTAAatcttttggtgaaaaaagcTCTTGACCAATGTCCTGAATTGTTCCACATCTGGGCAAACTGTCGAAAGATAGTTGGTtattttaagagcagcactacaGCAAAG GAGGTTGAAACGAGGTGGAACAGCACTTATCTCATGCTTCAGCGTATCTACACTTTGAGAGAGCCTGTCGGAGCAGCTTTGGCTGGTCTACGCACTGATCTGACACCATTGTCTGCTGAACAGTACAGAATTATTGCTGACTGTTTGAAAGTATTGGAGCCATTTAACTATGCCACAATTGAGCTGTCTGAGGAGAAGAAAGTTTCGGGGTCAAAGGTAATTCCGCTGTTGTCCATGTTGCATCACTCCCTGGAGGAAGAAGAGATTCGACAGCTTCAAACTCCAGAGAGCACATCCATGGTTGAGTTTCTGCAAAGACAACTAAGAGAGAAGCTGAACCAACTCCAGTCTATGAGCATTATGTTTCTGGCTACTCTGCTTGACCCAAGGTTTAAAAAAGTAGGCTTCTTCAGTCCCAGTAAAGCAGCAGAGGCAGAAAAAAGGCTCACGATGGAATGCGCAGCTATCATGAGCCGCACAGCCTCATCTACTtcatcatcattatcatcatcGTCGTCGTCATCATCAGAACCTTCCCAGTCTGTTGGAG GAAGCAAACTGTGGCATTTTGATGCCTCAGTCCATCAAGCAAGAACCACAAATGTCACGGCAAATGCAACAGTTGAGGTGCAAAAGTATCTGGGAGCACCAAACATCCCCCGAGTTGAAAGTCCCCTTCAGTACTGGGAATCACAGAAATGTACACTTCCAACTTTATACAAACTTGCTGTATCCTATCTATGCACCCCTGCTTCATCAGTGCCATGTGAAAGAGTTTTTTCAAAAGCAGGTGAAATTCTCTGCAAAAAAAGAAACCGCCTGAGTCCAAAAACTttggaaaaaatattgtttctaaataaaaatgagtaa